In Tsukamurella tyrosinosolvens, the genomic window CGTGCGCGCCGGGCCCGGCGCCCCACCAGTTCGCGCCCTCCCAGTACAGCTCGTTGTGCCGGCACCGGCCCGCCTCCGAGCGTGCCCAGTTCGACACCTCGTACCAGTCGAAGCCCGCGTCCCGCAGGGCCCCGTCGAGCATCTCGTAGCGGTGCGCCAGCACGTCGTCGTCGGTGTCGGGGAGCTCGCCGCGGCGGATCCGCCGGGCCAGCGCGGTGCCGTCCTCGACGATGAGCGCGTAGGCGGAGACGTGGTCGACGCCGGCGTCGAGCACCGCGTCGAGCGAGGCCCGCAGGTCGTCGTCGGACTCCCCGGGCGTGCCGTAGATCAGGTCCAGGTTGACGTGGTCGAAGCCCGCGGCGCGCGCCTCCTTCGCCGCGGCCACCGCCCGCCCGGGTGTGTGCGTGCGGTCCAGCACGCGCAGCACGTGCGCCGCGGCCGACTGCATGCCGAGGGAGATCCGGGTGAAGCCCGCCTCCCGCAGCCGCGCGAAGAACTCCGGCGAGGTCGACTCGGGGTTCGACTCGGTGGTCACCTCCGCGTCGTCGGCGAAGGTGAAGTGCCGGCGGGCCGTGTCGAGGAGGGCGGCGAGGCCGTCGCCGCCCAGGAGCGACGGGGTGCCGCCGCCCACGAACACCGTCGACACGGGGACGTCGCCGAGCGCGCGACGGGCCAGGGCCAGCTCGCCGTCGATCGCCTCGGCCCACGCCTGCGGCGAGGTCGATGCACCCAGCTCGCCGGCGGTGTAGGTGTTGAAGTCGCAGTAGCCGCAGCGCGTCGCGCAGAACGGAACGTGCAGGTACAGCCCGAACGGTGACGCGGCACCGTCGAGCCGGCTGAGCTCTGGGGTCGAGGGCGCGGGCACGCATCCAGTCTGGCAGGTCGCCGACCACGGAATTTCGTGCACCGGTGAGCGGAACCCGATTCCTCGTTTCCGCCCAGCCGGTGGCACAATGATCTCGATGGATGGACAGGGTGAGCTGCTGGCGTCGCGCCGGCACATCGATTACCTGCGGGTCTGCAGCAGCGGCTGTCGGGCCTGATTCGCGACGCCTCTGCCCGCGTCGATTCCCGGAAGCGCCACCAGCCCGGCGCACCATCCCATGAATCCCAGGAGTCTCCATGACGTCGATCGCCGACGCCCCTGTCCCCTCCGCCGCTGACACCGCCCCGACGCGGCCGGCGCGCACGCGCCCGGTCAAGCGCAAGTCGGAGGGCCAGTGGAAGCTGGGGTACCGCACGCCGCTGAACCCCAACGAGCAGACCAAGCGCGACGACAACCCGCTCAACGTGCGCGCCCGGATCGAGAACATCTACTCGAAGCAGGGCTTCGACTCGATCGACAAGGCCGACCTGCGCGGCCGGATGCGCTGGTGGGGCCTGTACACCCAGCGCGAGCAGGGCTACGACGGCACGTTCACCGGCGACGAGAACATCGATCTGCTCGAGGCGCCGTACTTCATGATGCGGGTGCGGTGCGACGGCGGGAAGCTCGACGCCGCGCAGTTGCGCACCCTCGGCGGGATCTCGGAGGAGTTCGGACGGAACACCGCCGACATCTCCGACCGCGAGAACGTGCAGTTCCACTGGATCGAGATCGAGAACGTCCCGGAGATCTGGAAGCGCATCGAGGCCGTCGGCCTCAAGACCACCGAGGCCTGCGGCGACTGCCCGCGCGTGGTGCTCGGCTCCCCGCTGGCCGGCGAGTCCTTCGGCGAGGTCCTCGACCCGTCGCCCGCGATCGACGAGATCGTGCGCCGCTACATCGGCGACCCGAAGTACTCGAACCTGCCCCGCAAGTTCAAGACCGCCATCTCGGGTCAGCAGGACGTGGTCCACGAGATCAACGACGTGGCCTTCATCGGCGTCGAGCACCCCGAGCACGGCCCCGGCCTCGACCTCTGGGTCGGCGGCGGGCTGTCGACGAACCCGATGCTCGCGCAGCGCGTGGGCGCCTGGATCCCGCTCGACGAGGTGCCCGACGTCTGGGAGGGCGTTGTCTCGATCTTCCGCGACTACGGCTACCGCCGGCTGCGCTCGAAGGCGCGGCTGAAGTTCCTGGTCAAGGACTGGGGCATCGAGAAGTTCCGCCAGGTGCTCGAGGACGAGTACCTCGGCCGCAAGCTGATCGACGGCCCCGCTCCCGCACAGCCGGAGCGTCCCATCGACCACATCGGCGTGCAGAAGCTGCGCAACGGCCTCAACGCCGTCGGCTTCTCCCCCATCGCCGGCCGCGTCTCGGGCACGGTCCTGAGCAAGGTGGCCGACGCGATGGAGCGGGTCGGCTCCGATCGCGCCTCGTTCACGCCCTACCAGAAGCTCATCGTCCTCGACGTCCCCGATGACCAGGTCGACTCCCTGATCGACGAGCTGGCGCCGCTGGGCCTGCAGGGCCGCCCGTCGATCTGGCGGCGCAACCTCATCGCGTGCAGCGGCATCGAGTTCTGCAAGCTCTCCTTCGTCGAGACCCGCAAGCGCTCGCAGGTGCTCGTGCCCGAACTGGAGCAGCGGCTCGCCGACATCAACGCCCAGCTGGACGTCCCGATCACGGTGAACATCAACGGCTGCCCCAACTCGTGCGGCCGCTCCCAGATCGCCGACATCGGCTTCAAGGGCCAGCTCGTGGACGACCACGAGGGGAATCAAGTCGAGGGCTTCCAGGTTCACCTTGGTGGAAGCCTCGGGCTCGACAGCGGGTTCGGCCGCAAGCTGCGCCAGCACAAGGTGCTGTCGACGGAGCTCGGGGACTACATCGAGCGAGTGGTGCGGAACTTCGTGGCACAGCGCGAGGGCGACGAGCGCTTCGCGCAGTGGACGCTCCGCGCCGCTGAGGAGGACCTGCGATGACGGCACCGTCGAACCCCCTGACCGGACGCGACGCGGACGAGCTCCGCGCCCTCGCGGAGCGCGCGTCGAAGGAGTTGGAGGGCGCCGACCCGCTCACCCTGCTGCGGTGGACGCTGGACACCTTCGGCGAGGACTTCGTCGTCGCGTCGAACATGCAGGACGGGGTGCTGGTGCACCTCGCCAAGCAGGTGCAGGAGCGGCCGAAGGTCCTGTTCCTCGACACCGGCTACCACTTCCCCGAGACGATCGGCATGCGCGACGCGGTCGAGTCGATCTACGAGGTGGAGCTGCTGAACGTGACGCCCGCGCAGAGCGTCGGCGAGCAGGACGCGACCGTCGGCAAGGACCTGTTCGCGACCGACCCGGCGCAGTGCTGCAACCTGCGCAAGGTCGTGCCGCTGCGCGAGACCCTGTCGGGCTACCGCGCCTGGGTCACCGGTATCCGCCGCGTCGAGTCGCCCACTCGCGCGAACGCGCCCTTCATCTCCTTCGACGAGGGCTTCGGCCTGCTCAAGGTCAACCCCATCGTCGACTGGTCCGACGAGCAGATGCAGCGGTTCATCGAGGAAAACGGCATCCTGGTGAACCCGCTGGTCGACGAGGGCTACCCGTCGATCGGCTGCCAGCCCTGCACCAACAAGCCCGCCCCGGGTTCCGATCCTCGAAGCGGCCGCTGGGCCGGTTCGACCAAGACAGAATGCGGACTGCACGCCTCATGACCATCACAGAGCCCACGGAGCCGATCGTGTCCACTGGCGACCCCACGGAGTTCAGCACGCTCGACGCGCTGGAGTCCGAGGCCATCCACATCTTCCGCGAGGTCGCGGGCGAGTTCGAGCGCCCCGTCATCCTGTTCTCGGGCGGCAAGGACTCGACGGTGCTGCTGCACCTCGCGGTGAAGGCCTTCTGGCCGGCGCCGCTCCCCTTCGCACTGCTGCACGTGGACACCGGCCACAACCTGCCCGAGGTGCTGGACTTCCGCGACCGGATGGTCGAGAAGTACAACCTGCGGCTGCACGTCGCGAAGGTCGAGGACTACCTCGCCGACGGCCGGCTCGAGGAGCGGGCCGACGGGATCCGCAACCCGCTGCAGACGGTGCCGCTGCTCGACGCCATCTCCGAGAACCGGTTCGACGCCGTCTTCGGCGGCGGCCGCCGCGACGAGGAGCGGGCCCGCGCCAAGGAGCGGATCTTCTCGCTGCGCAACGCCTTCGGCCAGTGGGACCCGAAGCGGCAGCGCCCCGAGCTGTGGAACCTGTACAACGGCCGGCACGCGCCGGGCGAGCACGTGCGCGTGTTCCCGATCAGCAACTTCACCGAGCTGGACATCTGGCGCTACATCGCCCGCGAGGACATCGAGCTGGCCTCGATCTACTACGCGCACGAGCGCGAGGTCTACTCGCGCGACGGGATGCTGATGACCTCCGGCGTGTGGGGCGGCCCGCGCGAGGGCGAGGAGGTGCGGACGCTGTCGGTGCGGTACCGCACGGTGGGCGACGGCTCCACCACCGGCGCGATCGAGTCCACCGCGTCGAACAACGAGCAGATCATGGCCGAGGTCGCCGCGTCGCGCCTCACCGAGCGCGGCGCCACCCGCGGCGACGACCGCGTCTCCGAGGCCGCGATGGAAGACCGCAAGAAGGAAGGCTACTTCTGATGAGCAGCGCCCCCGCCCTCCTGCGTCTCGCCACCGCGGGTTCCGTCGACGACGGCAAGTCCACCCTCGTCGGGCGCCTGCTCTACGACACGAAGTCGGTGCTCGCCGACCAGATCGACGCCGTCACCCGCGCGTCGGTCGACAAGGGCCTCGACACCCCGGACCTGTCGCTGCTGGTCGACGGCCTGCGCGCCGAGCGCGAGCAGGGCATCACCATCGACGTGGCCTACCGCTACTTCGCGACGCCCAACCGGTCCTTCATCCTCGCCGACACCCCCGGTCACGTGCAGTACACCCGCAACACGGTGTCCGGCGCCTCGACCGCGCAGGTCGTGATCCTGCTGACCGATGCGCGCAAGGGCGTCATCGAGCAGACCCGCCGGCACGCCGCGGTGCTGTCGCTGCTGGGCGTGCCGCGCCTGGTGCTCGCGGTGAACAAGATCGACCTGGTCGAGGACCCGGCGTCGGTCTTCCAGGAGATCTCCGCGGAGTTCCGCGCGCTGACGGGCTCGCTGGGCTGGGCCGACGACGCCGTCCATGCGATCCCCGTTTCGGCGCTGCACGGCGACAACGTCGCGTCGCGCTCGGACCAGACGCCGTACTACGACGGCCCGTCGCTCATCGAGCACCTGGAGTCGATCCCGACGGATCCCGACACGAAGCCGATCGGGTTCCGCTTCCCGGTGCAGTACGTGATCCGCCCCCGTACCCCCGAGTACCCCGATTACCGCGGCTACGCCGGTCAGGTGGCCGCGGGCACCGTCGACGTGGGCGACGAGGTGCTCGTGCTCCCCGCCGGCACCCGGAGCCGGGTCGAGCGCATCGACACCCCCGACGGCGCGCTCGCCTCCGCGCACACCGGGCGCTCGGTGACGGTCGTGCTCGCGGACGACGTGGACGTGAGCCGCGGCGACCTGATCGTCTCCGCCGCCGACGCCCCCGAGCCGCGCCAGCAGTTCGAGGCCACGGTGTGCTGGCTGGCCGAGAAGCCGCTGCGCATCGGCGCGCGGCTGCTGCTCAAGCACGGCACCAAGACGACGCAGGCGATCGTCGGCGGGCTGGACGCGGTGTTCGACGAGCAGAACCTCACCGTCGGCGAGGGCACCACGCTGGAGCTGAACCAGATCGGCCGGATCTCGATCCAGACCGCGGAGCCGATCGTCGCGGACGACTACGACAAGAACCGGGAGATGGGCTCGTTCCTGCTCATCGATCCCGCCGGCGGCAACACCCTCGCCGCGGGCCTGGTCGGGAACGCCCTGTCCCACCTGGTCTGACGAGGTCACGGTCCGAAAGTCGGGTTCTACGACGGTCCGCGGGAGGATTCCGCCGCGGACGGCCGTAGGGCCCGATTCTCGGTCTCCGCGTCAGAACATCTCGACGGCCCATGCCCGACGGGGGCTGAACAGCATCAGGTCGGCGCGGGCGGCGGCCCCGTGGGAGAGCTCCCGGACCGACCCGACGGCGACGCGGCGTGCGACCGGCTCGTCGGAGAGCCACAGCCGGCCGAGGTCGGTGACGTCGAGCGCGAGGTCGGCGGCTTCGTCGGTCGGCGTGCAGGTGCCCGCTCCCCCGTCGGTGGAGAGCAGGAACCGCCCGTGCGCCGGGCCGGGGCCGGCACCGTCGAACCCCGGATCGGTCACGTCGACCACGAGCCGGCCCGGCGCGGCGTAGGTGCGGGCCGCGAACAGCGCAGGCACGTCGAAGGGCCGGATCCACAGGAAGTCGGTGCGGTTCGACGGCTGCACGGTGCGCGGGTCGACGGGGACGGTCGTGGCGATGTCGTCGAGCGGCCGCTGCGAGGCCTCCACCCAGAGCACCCAGTCGATGCTCATCGCGAACGACCACAGGTCGCGCTCCGCGGCGGCGTCGACGCCCAGCAGCTCGGTGACCTTCAGCGTGGAGTCGGGGCGGCTGTCGGTCCACTTGGGCGCGACGGTGTACGCGAGCACGCCCGCGACCTCGCCGGCTCGGCGCAGCACCACGCGCAGCGTCTCGTCGGGGCCGCCGCCGGGCAGGACGCCCGCGGTGCGGCGCAGGTTGATGTCGAGCTTCGAGACCCGTCCGGGGACGTCGAGCAGCTCGCGGATCCGGATCGACGCGGCGAGGTAGTCCTCGCCGCCGACGTACCGCACCTCGTCGACGGGCGGCTCCGGCAGTCGGCCGCGGTCGACCGCGATCCGGAGGTCGGTGGACTCCGTGCTCTGCCCGAAGCCGTAGCGGCCGTAGATGGCGTGCTCGGCCGCGATGAGGGTGGCCGCCGCGGCGCCGTCGGCGAGGGCGGTCGCGAGGCACTCGCGCATGTGCGTGCCGAGGATGCCGCGGCGACGGTGCGTGGGCAGCACCGTCACGGCGGAGACCGCGCGGACCGGCACCCGCGCGCCACCGACCGCCGTCAGTTCCTGGTCGAAGGAGAGGAAGGTCCCGACGGTCCGCGCGCCGTCGACCGCGACCCGGTGGTCGAGCGAATCCAGCTGCGCGGACACCGCTTCGAGCCACTGCTCGGCATCGGGCAGCTTGCTCTGGAAGCCGATGGAGGCGCACTCCTGGAAGCCGACGAGTTGCTCGCGGGTGGTGACGCGCTGGAAGTCGATACCGCTCGAATCGGTCATACCGGCAACAGTACCGGCGCGCACAACCCTATTTCGGCGCCGCGATCTCCGGCACGTGCGTGGCGCGGACGTACACGGAATCGCCCTCCGACAGGTCCAGCGCGGTGGCGTCGCCGCGGGTGATCTGCGCCTGGAAGCGCTCCCCCGTCGCGGCGTTCTTCAGCTCGACGCGCACCTCGAAGCCGAGGTAGACCACGCGCTCGACCTCGGCGCGCAGGACGCCCGCCTCCTCGGAGGTGAGGCCGCCGGCGCGGGCCAGCTCGGGCGTGCGGCCCACGCGGATGTCGTGCGGGCGGACCAGGACGCCGTTGAGCCGCGCCACGGAGCCGAGGAACGACATGACGAACTCGGTCTCCGGGCGGTCGTAGACGTCCGCGGGCGTGCCGACCTGCTCGATCCGGCCCTTGTTGAGCACCGCGATCCGGTCGGCGATGTCGAGCGCCTCCTGCTGGTCGTGCGTCACGATCACCGTGGTCACGTGTACCTCGTCGTGCAGGCGGCGCAGCCAGGACCGCAGTTCGTCGCGGACCTTGGCGTCGAGCGCGCCGAAGGGCTCGTCGAGCAGGAGCACCTGCGGGTCGACGGCCAGCGCGCGGGCGAGCGCCATGCGCTGGCGCTGACCGCCCGACAGCTGCGCCGGGTAGCGCGACTGGAAGCCGGTGAGCCCCACGACGTCGAGCAGGTCGTCGACCTTGGCCTTCACCTTGGCCGCCGGGAGCTTGCGGATCTTGAGCCCGAAGGCGACGTTCTCGCGCACCGTCATGTGCTTGAACGCCGCGTAGTGCTGGAAGACGAAGCCGATGTCGCGCTGCTGCGGTGTCGCGTGCGTGACGTCGACACCGTTGATCTCGACGAGGCCCGAGTCGAGCCGGTCGAGGCCCGCGATCGAGCGCAGCAGCGTCGACTTGCCGGACCCGGAGGGCCCGAGCAACGCGGTCAGCGACCCGTCGGGGATCTCCAGGGAGACGTCGTCGAGGGCCGCGAAGTCGCCGTAGCGCTTGTTGGCTCCCACCACGTTAATCGTCATCGCGGTTCCTCCTGCGGGTCGCTTCGAGCAGGGACATCACCACCAGCGCGACGAGCGCCAGCAGCATGAGCAGCGTCGCGGCGGCGTACGCCCCGAAGGTGTTGTAGTCGTCGTGGTTGCGCGAGCTCACCAGCAGGGTGAGCGTCTGCGAGATGCCGGGGAAGTTGGACGAGACCATGAGCACGGCGCCGTACTCGCCGAGCGCGCGGGCGATCGTCAGCACCACGCCGTAGGTCAGGCCCCAGCGGATCGCCGGCAGCGTGATCCGCCAGAACGTCTGCCAGGCGCTGGCGCCGAGGGTCGCGGCGGCCTGCTCCTGGTCCTGCCCGATCTCGTGCAGCACCGGCTCCACCTCGCGCACCACGAAGGGCAGCGTCACGAAGGTCGTGGCCAGCACCATGCCGGGCAGCCCGAAGATGATCCGGAAGCCGAGCGATTCGATGCCGCCGAACCAGCCGCCCACGCCCCACAGCATGATGAGCGCGACACCCACGACGACCGGCGAGACGGCGAAGGGCAGGTCGACCGCGGCCTGCAGCGCGCCCTTGCCCCGGAACTTCCCGCGCGCCAGGGCCAGCGCGACGAGGACGCCGAAGATCACGTTCAGCGGCACCACGATCGCGACGATGAGCAGCGAGAGCTGCAGCGCCGAGATCGCGGCCGGGGTGGTGATCCACGCCCAGAACTCGCCGAAGCCGCGCTCGAACGAGCGGTACAGGATCACGCCGATGGGCAGGACCAGCAGCACCAGCAGGTACAGCAGCGCGACGGACCGGAGGCTCAGCACCGTCTTCCTGGAGAGATTCACTCGCTGTCCTCCTCGCTGCGCTTGCCGGGGCCACGGCGGGAGGCCGTCACGTCGCCGGTCATTCGCTGTTCTCCTCCCGCTTGGCGGTCCTACTACCGACGAACCGCATCACCGCCAGCAGTACGAAAGCGATGGCGAGCAGTGCCACGGACACCGCGGACGCGGCCACCTGGTTGTCGACCTCGAGCTGCTGCTGGATGTACTGCGAAGCGACCTGCGTCTCGCCGGGGACGTTACCGCCGACGAGGACCACGGAGCCGAACTCGCCGATCGCGCGCGTGAAGGCGAGGCCCGCACCGGAGAGGATGGCGGGCAGCAGGGTGGGGATGACGATCTTCGCGACGATGACCCGGTTGGGCGCGCCGAGGGAGGCCGCGGCCTCCTCGACCTCACGGTCGAGCTCGATGAGCACCGGCTGCACCTGCCGGACGACGAAGGGCAGCGTCACGAAGGCCAGCGCGATGACGATGGCCGGCTGGGTCGCGTTGAGCGTCAGCCCGATGGGGCTGTCGGGCCCGTACAGCGAGAGCAGCACGATCGACGCGACGATCGTCGGCAGCGCGAAGGGCAGGTCGATGAGCGCGTTGACCACGCCCTTGCCGGGGAAGTCGTCGCGCACCAGCACCCAGGCGATGACGGTGCCCATGACGACGTTGATCAGCGTCACGAGCAGCGAGACCCACACGGTGATGACCAGCGTGGAGACGGCGTTCTTCGCGGTGAGCGCCTCCCAGAAGCCCGACCAGCCGTGGTCGAAGGCCTTGGTGGTGATCGCCGCGATCGGCAGCAGCACGATCAGCGAGATCCACAGCCACGCGACGCCGATGCGCAGCGGGTTGACGAGGCGCCGCATCACTTGCCGCCGTTCTTGTACGCCGCGGCGATCGTGCCCTTGTCGCCGAACAGCGCCGCGTCGACGGCCGGCCACCCGGTGAGGTCCTTGCCGTTGTTCTTCGCGGCGGTGCCCTTGCCGAGCACGGCACCGAGCTCGTCGACGGTCCACAGCCGCTGCGGCTGCGCCGGGAACTGGTGCGCGGTCTCGGCGGCGATCGCCGGGTCGCCCGCCCGGAAGCCCGACCGCGGGATCGCGCGCTGCGCCTCGGGCGAGAACAGGAAGCCGACGAAGCGCTTCGCCGCCTCAGGGGACTGCGCGGTGTTCACGACGGCCACCGGGAGGTCGATCCGGAAGGACTGCGGCGGGATGAAGTACTCGGGCCTGGGCTTGCCCTCCTTCTCGCTCTGCCGCTGCAGGAGCACGGCCTCGCTCTCGTAGCTGAGCAGCACGTCGCCCTGCCCCGATTCGAACGCGGACGTGGCGTCGCGGCCGGAGCCGGGGCTGACCGTCGTGTGATCGCGGATGAGCTCCTTGACGAAGGCCAGCCCCTTCTCGGGTTCCTGGCCGCCGTTCGACAGCGCCGCGTACGGCGCGAGGAGATTCCACTTCGCCGAGCCGGAACTCGCCGGGTTCGGCGTGACCACCTCGACGCCGGGCTTGAGCAGGTCCGCCCAGTCGTGGATGCCCTTGGGGTTCCCGGGGCGGACGACGACGGCGACGAGGGAGGTGAAGGGCACGGACCGCCGCGGGTAGGCCTTCTCCCAGTCCTTGTCGATGAGCCCGGCCTTGACGATGCGGGTCACGTCGGGCGCGACGGACATGTTCACCACGTCGGCGGGAACGTGCCGCGCGACCTTGCGGGACTGGTCGCCGGACGCGCCGTAGGACTGCGAGAAGCCCACGTCGGGGTTGGTCTCGCGGAACAGCGGGATGGCCACGTCGAAGGCGGGCTTGGGCGCCGCGAAGGCGACCAGGTTCACCCGCTTGTCGCCGCTGGAGATGTCGACGCCGTGCGGGTCATCGGTGGAGCCGCCCCCGCACGCCGTGAGCAGCACGGTCAGGGCGACCGCGACGATGCTCACAGCACGGCCGCGGAGGCTGGGTCGGATCACGTCTCGCCGTTCTCCTCGGGACAAGGTCAGGCGAGAATCCTACGGAGCGCCGTCAGCGCAGCAGGGCCCACGCGACCACGAGGAGCACCAGCAGCGCGATCAACGCGAGCGTCACCTTCGACTTGGGCACGAGGGCCCGCCATCCGCCGCCTGTCTCAGACACTCTCGTCATTCCCTTCTCCGGCACGCTGACCTGCGACATCGGTGCGACCGGAGCGCTCGAGGCGAGCGTCCAGCGCGTCGGCGACGCGATCGATGAGAGCGCTGAGGACGCGCACCACCAGCATTGCGATCACTGCGAGTACAACCATCACGAGGCTGACCTGCAGGACGTAGGGCAGCCCGGTGAGCCACAGCTCCACCGAGTCCCACCACTGCGCGATCGCATGCACCCGACCAGCCTAGCGACCGCCGTGCGCGAACCCACCGCCGTGCCTCATCATGGTGTGCATGCCAGCGAAGAACGACGCCCCGACTCCCGCCGCGTCCGGCCCCGGCGAGCCCGCCGCGTCCGACACCGGCGCACCCGACGCATCCGGCCCGGACGTGCTCGGCCTCGACGCGCTCGTCACCGACGCACCGTCGATCGGCGACGCCGTCTTCCCGCCCATCCACGACTACGCCTTCCTCTCGGACTGCGAGAACACGTGCCTGATCGCACGCGACGGCAGCGTCGAGTGGATGTGCATCCCCCGCCCTGACTCCCCCAGCGTCTTCGGCGCGATCCTGGACCGCGGCGCCGGTTCCTTCCGTCTCGGGCCGTACGGCGTCAAGGTCCCCGTCGACCGCCGGTACCTGCCGGGCAGCCTCATGCTGGAGACCACGTGGCAGACCTCGACGGGCTGGCTCATCGTGCGCGACGCGCTCGTGATGGGCCCGTGGCACGACACGAGCACCCGGTCCCGCACGCACCGTCGGACCCCGACGGACTGGGACGCCGAGCACATCCTGCTCCGCACCGCGCGGTGCGTGTCCGGCACCGTCGAGCTGCAGCTCAACTGCGAGCCGGCCTTCGACTACCACCGGGCCGGCTGCGAGTGGACCTACTCGGCCGACGGTTACGGCGAGGCCGTCGCGCGGGCCCGCACGGACTTCGGCGCGAACCCGGAGCTCAAGCTCACCACGAACATGCGGCTGGGACTGGAGGGCCGGGAGGCCCGGGCGCACACCCGGCTCAAGGAGGGCGACGAGGTCTTCGTCGCCCTGTCCTGGAGCAAGCACCCGGTGCCCCAGACCTACCCCGAGGCGACGCAGAAGATGTGGGCGACCGCGGAGTCCTGGCGCCAGTGGATCAACCGCGGCCAGTTCCCCGATCACCCGTGGCGCACCTACCTGCAGCGGTCGGCGCTCACCCTCAAGGGCCTGACGTACTCCCCCACGGGCGCGCTGCTCGCCGCCTCCACCACCTCGCTCCCGGAGACGCCGGGCGGCGTGCGGAACTGGGACTACCGCTACGCCTGGGTGCGCGACTCCACGTTCGCGCTGTGGGGCCTGTACACGCTGGGCCTCGACCGGGAGGCCGAGGACTTCTTCTCCTTCATCGCCGACGTCTCCGGCGCCAACAACGGCGAGCGCCACCCGCTGCAGGTCATGTACGGGGTCGGCGGCGAGCGCACCCTCCTCGAGGAGGAGCTCGGTCACCTCTCCGGGTACGACGGTGCGCGGCCCGTCCGGATCGGCAACGGGGCGTTCGACCAGCGCCAGCACGACATCTGGGGCACGATGCTGGACTCGGTGTACCTGAACACCAAGTCCTCCGAGCGGATCCCGGAGACGCTGTGGCCGGTGCTCAAGGAGCAGGTCGAGGAGGCGCTCAAGCACTGGCGCGAGCCCGACCGCGGCATCTGGGAGGTACGCGGCGAGCCGCAGCACTTCACCAGCTCCAAGGTCATGTGCTGGGTCGCGCTGGACCGCGGGGCCAAGCTCGCGGCGATGCACGGGGAGGACGACTACGCCCGCGAGTGGGCGGAGAAGGCCGAGGTCATCAAGGCCGACATCCTCGAGCACGGCGTCGACGATCGCGGCGTCTTCACCCAGCGCTACGGCTCGCCCGCGCTCGACGCCTCCCTGCTGCTGGTGCCGCTGCTGCGGTTCCTGCCGTCCGACGACCCGCGGGTCCGGGCGACGGTGCTCGCCATCGCCGATGAGCTCACCGAGGACGGCCTCGTGCTGCGCTACCGCGTGGAGGAGACCGACGACGGCCTGCACGGCGAGGAGGGCACGTTCACGATCTGCTCGTTCTGGCTGGTCTCGGCGCTGGTCGAGATCGGCGAGGTCACCCGGGCGCGGGCGCTGTGCGAGCGGCTGCTGGCGTACTCGTCGCCGCTGAAGCTGTACGCGGAGGAGATCGACCCGAAGTCGGGCAAGCACCTCGGGAACTTCCCGCAGGCGTTCACCCACCTGGCGCTGATCAACGCGGTGGTGCACGTGATCCGGGCCGAGGAGTCGGGCCACGACGCGTCCGCGTTCCTTCCCGCACATCACACGCCCTGACGGCAGTAGCGTGCAGGCATGCACGACGACCGGCGGCTGACCGAAGAGCGGCTCGACAGGTTCACCCGGGAGTTCCTGAACGGGGCGGTGTACTCGCACTGCGCCCCGGTCACCGTCACCGCGTGGGCCGCCCCGGGCGAGCCGGTGCCCTTCGCCGAGGCGGTGGCGCAGGACTTCACCCCGATCGCCGCCGGCACCCCCTGGGGCGCACCGTG contains:
- a CDS encoding glycoside hydrolase family 15 protein, giving the protein MLGLDALVTDAPSIGDAVFPPIHDYAFLSDCENTCLIARDGSVEWMCIPRPDSPSVFGAILDRGAGSFRLGPYGVKVPVDRRYLPGSLMLETTWQTSTGWLIVRDALVMGPWHDTSTRSRTHRRTPTDWDAEHILLRTARCVSGTVELQLNCEPAFDYHRAGCEWTYSADGYGEAVARARTDFGANPELKLTTNMRLGLEGREARAHTRLKEGDEVFVALSWSKHPVPQTYPEATQKMWATAESWRQWINRGQFPDHPWRTYLQRSALTLKGLTYSPTGALLAASTTSLPETPGGVRNWDYRYAWVRDSTFALWGLYTLGLDREAEDFFSFIADVSGANNGERHPLQVMYGVGGERTLLEEELGHLSGYDGARPVRIGNGAFDQRQHDIWGTMLDSVYLNTKSSERIPETLWPVLKEQVEEALKHWREPDRGIWEVRGEPQHFTSSKVMCWVALDRGAKLAAMHGEDDYAREWAEKAEVIKADILEHGVDDRGVFTQRYGSPALDASLLLVPLLRFLPSDDPRVRATVLAIADELTEDGLVLRYRVEETDDGLHGEEGTFTICSFWLVSALVEIGEVTRARALCERLLAYSSPLKLYAEEIDPKSGKHLGNFPQAFTHLALINAVVHVIRAEESGHDASAFLPAHHTP